The following are from one region of the Juglans regia cultivar Chandler chromosome 10, Walnut 2.0, whole genome shotgun sequence genome:
- the LOC108979330 gene encoding glutathione S-transferase T3-like: MDSEEHGNMFFTSLLTQEPELDHIYVGQGEHPVTLDDSPPPPQVQPPSQRKSVRGANSTPEEDKLLVSTWLNSSIDAIQGTDQKHAQLWKKVSQYFNDYKESTNERSVGSLIHRWSAIQKATNKFCTKLAQVEGLNQSGMTEQDKFDKAKVMYQSLEKMAYQFEHCWHLLKDQPKWN, from the exons ATGGACTCAGAAGAGCATGGAAATATGTTCTTCACCAGCCTCCTGACTCAGGAGCCTGAACTTGaccacatttatgttggtcaagGTGAACATCCCGTAACTTTGGATGACTCTCCACCCCCGCCCCAAGTACAACCTCCCTCTCAAAGAAAATCAGTTAGGGGTGCAAACTCTACCCCCgaagaagacaagttacttgtctccaCATGGCTGAATAGTAGCATTGATGCCATCCAAGGAACAGACCAAAAACATGCCCAACTTTGGAAAAAAGTTAGTCAATACTTCAATGAttataaagaaagtacaaatGAGCGAAGTGTTGGGTCCTTAATACATCGGTGGTCTGCCATTCAAAAGGcgacaaataaattttgtactaAACTCGCCCAAGTTGAAGGGCTGAATCAAAGTGGTATGactgagcaagacaag TTTGACAAAGCGAAAGTCATGTACCAATCGCTTGAGAAAATGGCCTATCAGTTTGAGCATTGTTGGCACCTATTGAAGGACCAGCCGAAATGGAATTAG